One segment of Urocitellus parryii isolate mUroPar1 chromosome 5, mUroPar1.hap1, whole genome shotgun sequence DNA contains the following:
- the Agap2 gene encoding arf-GAP with GTPase, ANK repeat and PH domain-containing protein 2 isoform X3 gives MHAQRQLAIATVRAEVRRHEVAKQALSHLRKLAERVGDPDLRDSIQASLNNIREAVVNSQEWTLSRSIPELRLGVLGDARSGKSSLIHRFLTGSYQVLEKTESEQYKKEMLVDGQTHLVLIREEAGAPDAKFSGWADAVIFVFSLEDENSFQAVSRLHGQLSSLRGEGRGGLALALVGTQDRISASSPRVVGDARARALCAEMKRCSYYETCATYGLNVDRVFQEVAQKVVTLRKQQQLLAACKSLPSSPSHSAASTPVAGQASNGGHTSDYSSSLPSSPNVGHRELRAEAAAVAGLSTPGSLHRAAKRRTSLFANRRGSDSEKRSLDSRGETTGSGRAIPIKQSFLLKRSGNSLNKEWKKKYVTLSSNGFLLYHPSINDYIHSTHGKEMDLLRTTVKVPGKRPPRAISAFGPSASINGLVKDMSTVQMGEGPEATTPMPSPSPSPSSLQPPPDQSTRHLLKPDRNLARALSTDCTPSGDLSPLSREPPPSPMVKKQRRKKLTTPSKTEGSAVQAEEENFEFLIVSSTGQTWHFEAASFEERDSWVQAIESQILASLQCCESSKVKLRTDSQSEAVAIQAIRNAKGNSICVDCGAPNPTWASLNLGALICIECSGIHRNLGTHLSRVRSLDLDDWPRELTLVLTAIGNDTANSVWESDTRGRAKPTRDSSREERESWIRAKYEQLLFLAPLGTTEEPLGRQLWAAVQAQDVANVLLLLAHARHGPLDTSVEDPQLRSPLHLAAELAHVVITQLLLWYGADVAARDAQGRTALFYARQAGSQLCADILLQHGCPGEGGSTATTPSAATTPSITATPSPRRRSSAASVGRADAPLALV, from the exons ATGCATGCCCAGAGGCAGTTGGCTATAGCCACAGTGAGAGCAGAAGTCAGACGACATGAGGTGGCCAAGCAGGCTCTAAGCCACCTCAGGAAGCTGGCAGAAAGAGTGGGTGACCCTGATCTTCGGGACAGCATCCAGGCCTCACTGAACAACATACGAG AGGCAGTGGTCAATAGCCAGGAATGGACTTTGAGCCGCTCCATTCCTGAACTGCGCCTG GGTGTACTGGGTGATGCCAGGAGTGGAAAGTCATCGCTCATCCACCGATTCCTGACTGGTTCTTACCAGGTGCTGGAGAAGACTGAGA GTGAGCAGTACAAGAAAGAGATGTTGGTGGATGGACAGACTCATCTGGTGCTGATTCGAGAGGAAGCTGGGGCACCTGATGCCAAG TTCTCAGGCTGGGCAGATGCCGTGATCTTCGTCTTCAGCCTGGAGGATGAGAACAGTTTCCAAGCTGTGAGCCGTCTTCACGGGCAGCTGAGCTCCCTTCGGGGGGAGGGACGAGGAGGCCTGGCCCTGGCACTGGTGGGGACACAAG ACAGGATCAGTGCTTCCTCTCCTCGGGTGGTTGGTGATGCTCGTGCCAGGGCTCTGTGTGCAGAAATGAAACGCTGCAGCTACTATGAGACTTGTGCAACCTATGGGCTCAATGTGGATCGGGTCTTCCAGGAGG TGGCCCAGAAGGTGGTGACCTTGCGCAAACAGCAACAGCTTCTGGCTGCCTGCAAGTCCCTGCCCAGCTCCCCAAGTCACTCAGCTGCTTCCACCCCTGTAGCTGGGCAG GCTAGTAATGGAGGCCACACTAGCGACTACTCTTCCTCTCTACCATCCTCACCCAATGTTGGTCACCGGGAGCTTCGAGCTGAGGCAGCTGCAGTGGCTGGATTGAGCACTCCAGGGTCCTTGCACCGGGCAGCCAAGCGCAGGACCAGTCTTTTTGCG AATCGTCGGGGTAGTGACTCTGAAAAGAGGAGCTTGGACAGTCGGGGAGAGACAACCGGAAGTGGGCGAGCCATCCCTATCAAACAA AGCTTCCTACTAAAGCGAAGTGGCAATTCCTTGAACaaagaatggaagaagaaatatgtGACTCTGTCCAGTAATGGCTTCCTACTCTACCACCCCAGCATTAAT GATTATATCCACAGTACCCATGGCAAGGAGATGGACTTGCTACGAACAACAGTCAAAGTCCCAGGCAAGCGGCCTCCAAGGGCCATATCTGCTTTTGGTCCCTCAGCCAGCATCAACGGGCTGGTCAAGGACATGAGCACTGTCCAGATGGGTGAAGGCCCTG AAGCCACAACTCccatgcccagccccagccccagccccagttcccTGCAGCCACCACCAGACCAGAGCACCAGGCACCTGCTGAAACCAGATCGGAATTTGGCCCGAGCCCTCAGCACTG ACTGTACCCCATCTGGAGACCTGAGCCCCCTGAGTCGGGAACCCCCTCCTTCTCCCATGGTGaagaaacagaggagaaaaaaactGACAACACCATCCAAGACCGAAGGCTCGGCTGTGCAGGCTGAAG AGGAAAACTTTGAGTTCCTGATCGTATCCAGCACTGGTCAGACGTGGCACTTTGAGGCAGCCAGCTTTGAGGAGAGGGACTCCTGGGTCCAGGCCATCGAGAGTCAGATTTTAGCCAGTCTGCAGTGCTGTGAGAGCAGCAAGGTCAAG CTGCGCACTGACAGCCAAAGTGAAGCCGTGGCCATCCAGGCGATCCGGAACGCCAAAGGAAACTCTATCTGCGTCGACTGCGGGGCCCCCA ACCCCACGTGGGCCAGCTTGAACCTGGGCGCACTCATCTGTATCGAGTGTTCTGGTATCCACCGGAACCTGGGCACACACCTGTCTCGCGTACGTTCGCTCGACTTGGATGACTGGCCGCGGGAGCTGACCCTGGTGCTGACGGCTATTGGCAACGACACGGCCAACAGCGTGTGGGAAAGCGACACTAGGGGCCGCGCCAAACCCACACGGGACTCTTCGCG GGAGGAGCGTGAATCATGGATTCGCGCCAAATATGAGCAGCTGCTGTTCTTGGCGCCGCTGGGCACGACCGAGGAGCCGCTGGGCCGCCAGCTGTGGGCCGCTGTGCAGGCCCAGGACGTGGCCAATGTTCTCCTGCTTCTGGCCCATGCGCGACACGGGCCGCTCGACACCAGCGTAGAGGACCCACAGCTCCGTTCCCCACTTCACCTGGCGGCCGAGCTCGCCCACGTCGTCATCACGCAACTGCTACTGTGG TATGGCGCGGACGTGGCGGCCCGCGACGCGCAGGGCCGCACGGCGCTGTTCTACGCCCGTCAGGCGGGAAGCCAGCTGTGTGCCGACATCCTTCTGCAGCACGGGTGTCCAGGCGAGGGAGGCAGCACAGCCACCACGCCCAGCGcagccaccacgcccagcattaCTGCCACGCCCAGCCCCCGCCGCCGGAGCAGCGCAGCCAGCGTGGGCCGTGCGGACGCCCCGCTCGCGCTGGTATAG
- the Agap2 gene encoding arf-GAP with GTPase, ANK repeat and PH domain-containing protein 2 isoform X2 — MSRGAGALQRRTTTYLISLTLVKLESVPPPPPSPSAIAAGAPGARGSETGDPGSPRGAEEPGKKRHERLFHRQDALWISTSSAGAGGAEPPALSPAPASPARPVSPAPGRRLSLWAAPPGPQLSGGLSPDPKPGGAPTSSRRPLLSSPSWGGPEPEGRPVGGVPGSSSPHPGTGSRRLKVAPPPPAPKPCKTVTTSGAKAGGGKGAGSRLSWPESEGKPRVKGPKSSAGTGASAAAAAATGGGGGAAASTSGGVVVGAGVRGKLSPRKGKSKTLDNSDLHPGPPAGSPPPLTIPAIPASGAAVTATSAQPPGPAPPITLEPPAPGLKRGREGGRASTRDRKMLKFISGIFTKSTGGPPGSGPLPGPVGLSSGSGSRELLGADLRASPKAVVNSQEWTLSRSIPELRLGVLGDARSGKSSLIHRFLTGSYQVLEKTESEQYKKEMLVDGQTHLVLIREEAGAPDAKFSGWADAVIFVFSLEDENSFQAVSRLHGQLSSLRGEGRGGLALALVGTQDRISASSPRVVGDARARALCAEMKRCSYYETCATYGLNVDRVFQEVAQKVVTLRKQQQLLAACKSLPSSPSHSAASTPVAGQASNGGHTSDYSSSLPSSPNVGHRELRAEAAAVAGLSTPGSLHRAAKRRTSLFANRRGSDSEKRSLDSRGETTGSGRAIPIKQSFLLKRSGNSLNKEWKKKYVTLSSNGFLLYHPSINDYIHSTHGKEMDLLRTTVKVPGKRPPRAISAFGPSASINGLVKDMSTVQMGEGPEATTPMPSPSPSPSSLQPPPDQSTRHLLKPDRNLARALSTDCTPSGDLSPLSREPPPSPMVKKQRRKKLTTPSKTEGSAVQAEEENFEFLIVSSTGQTWHFEAASFEERDSWVQAIESQILASLQCCESSKVKLRTDSQSEAVAIQAIRNAKGNSICVDCGAPNPTWASLNLGALICIECSGIHRNLGTHLSRVRSLDLDDWPRELTLVLTAIGNDTANSVWESDTRGRAKPTRDSSREERESWIRAKYEQLLFLAPLGTTEEPLGRQLWAAVQAQDVANVLLLLAHARHGPLDTSVEDPQLRSPLHLAAELAHVVITQLLLWYGADVAARDAQGRTALFYARQAGSQLCADILLQHGCPGEGGSTATTPSAATTPSITATPSPRRRSSAASVGRADAPLALV, encoded by the exons ATGAGCCGGGGCGCGGGCGCGCTTCAGCGCCGGACAACGACCTACCTCATCTCGCTGACCCTGGTCAAGCTCGAGTCGGTTCCTCCGCCGCCGCCTTCTCCGTCTGCTATCGCGGCTGGCGCCCCTGGGGCTAGAGGCTCCGAAACCGGGGATCCTGGCAGCCCCCGAGGCGCGGAGGAGCCGGGCAAGAAGCGGCACGAGCGTCTTTTCCACCGACAGGATGCGCTGTGGATCAGTACTAGCAGCGCGGGAGCGGGGGGTGCGGAGCCCCCAGCTCTGTCCCCGGCTCCGGCCAGTCCGGCTCGCCCGGTCTCCCCCGCTCCGGGCCGCCGACTCTCCCTCTGGGCGGCCCCTCCTGGACCCCAGCTCTCCGGGGGACTGAGCCCCGACCCCAAACCCGGGGGCGCCCCCACCTCCTCCCGACGCCCTCTACTCAGCAGCCCGAGCTGGGGGGGCCCGGAACCCGAAGGTCGGCCAGTCGGCGGCGTCCCCGGTTCGTCCTCCCCTCATCCTGGCACAGGCAGCCGGAGGCTCAAGGTGGCGCCTCCTCCGCCGGCTCCCAAGCCTTGCAAGACCGTGACCACGAGTGGAGCCAAAGCCGGCGGGGGCAAGGGCGCCGGTAGCCGCCTGTCATGGCCCGAAAGCGAAGGCAAGCCCAGGGTCAAGGGGCCAAAGAGCAGCGCCGGGACTGGAGCTTCAGCCGCGGCCGCTGCTGCCACCGGCGGGGGAGGGGGCGCTGCAGCCTCGACCTCTGGTGGGGTCGTGGTTGGGGCTGGAGTCCGAGGGAAGCTGTCTCCTCGAAAAGGCAAGAGTAAGACCTTGGACAACAGTGACTTGCACCCAGGACCGCCTGccggctctcctcctcctctaacCATCCCAGCAATCCCGGCTTCTGGCGCTGCCGTTACCGCCACCTCCGCGCAGCCCCCCGGGCCAGCACCTCCAATCACTCTGGAGCCTCCAGCTCCAGGGCTGAAACGGGGCCGGGAGGGGGGCCGAGCATCCACTCGCGACCGCAAGATGCTCAAGTTTATCAGCGGTATCTTCACCAAGAGTACAGGGGGGCCTCCTGGCTCAGGGCCCCTTCCAGGTCCCGTGGGCCTGTCTTCTGGCAGCGGGTCCCGGGAGCTGCTGGGTGCTGATCTCCGCGCCTCCCCTA AGGCAGTGGTCAATAGCCAGGAATGGACTTTGAGCCGCTCCATTCCTGAACTGCGCCTG GGTGTACTGGGTGATGCCAGGAGTGGAAAGTCATCGCTCATCCACCGATTCCTGACTGGTTCTTACCAGGTGCTGGAGAAGACTGAGA GTGAGCAGTACAAGAAAGAGATGTTGGTGGATGGACAGACTCATCTGGTGCTGATTCGAGAGGAAGCTGGGGCACCTGATGCCAAG TTCTCAGGCTGGGCAGATGCCGTGATCTTCGTCTTCAGCCTGGAGGATGAGAACAGTTTCCAAGCTGTGAGCCGTCTTCACGGGCAGCTGAGCTCCCTTCGGGGGGAGGGACGAGGAGGCCTGGCCCTGGCACTGGTGGGGACACAAG ACAGGATCAGTGCTTCCTCTCCTCGGGTGGTTGGTGATGCTCGTGCCAGGGCTCTGTGTGCAGAAATGAAACGCTGCAGCTACTATGAGACTTGTGCAACCTATGGGCTCAATGTGGATCGGGTCTTCCAGGAGG TGGCCCAGAAGGTGGTGACCTTGCGCAAACAGCAACAGCTTCTGGCTGCCTGCAAGTCCCTGCCCAGCTCCCCAAGTCACTCAGCTGCTTCCACCCCTGTAGCTGGGCAG GCTAGTAATGGAGGCCACACTAGCGACTACTCTTCCTCTCTACCATCCTCACCCAATGTTGGTCACCGGGAGCTTCGAGCTGAGGCAGCTGCAGTGGCTGGATTGAGCACTCCAGGGTCCTTGCACCGGGCAGCCAAGCGCAGGACCAGTCTTTTTGCG AATCGTCGGGGTAGTGACTCTGAAAAGAGGAGCTTGGACAGTCGGGGAGAGACAACCGGAAGTGGGCGAGCCATCCCTATCAAACAA AGCTTCCTACTAAAGCGAAGTGGCAATTCCTTGAACaaagaatggaagaagaaatatgtGACTCTGTCCAGTAATGGCTTCCTACTCTACCACCCCAGCATTAAT GATTATATCCACAGTACCCATGGCAAGGAGATGGACTTGCTACGAACAACAGTCAAAGTCCCAGGCAAGCGGCCTCCAAGGGCCATATCTGCTTTTGGTCCCTCAGCCAGCATCAACGGGCTGGTCAAGGACATGAGCACTGTCCAGATGGGTGAAGGCCCTG AAGCCACAACTCccatgcccagccccagccccagccccagttcccTGCAGCCACCACCAGACCAGAGCACCAGGCACCTGCTGAAACCAGATCGGAATTTGGCCCGAGCCCTCAGCACTG ACTGTACCCCATCTGGAGACCTGAGCCCCCTGAGTCGGGAACCCCCTCCTTCTCCCATGGTGaagaaacagaggagaaaaaaactGACAACACCATCCAAGACCGAAGGCTCGGCTGTGCAGGCTGAAG AGGAAAACTTTGAGTTCCTGATCGTATCCAGCACTGGTCAGACGTGGCACTTTGAGGCAGCCAGCTTTGAGGAGAGGGACTCCTGGGTCCAGGCCATCGAGAGTCAGATTTTAGCCAGTCTGCAGTGCTGTGAGAGCAGCAAGGTCAAG CTGCGCACTGACAGCCAAAGTGAAGCCGTGGCCATCCAGGCGATCCGGAACGCCAAAGGAAACTCTATCTGCGTCGACTGCGGGGCCCCCA ACCCCACGTGGGCCAGCTTGAACCTGGGCGCACTCATCTGTATCGAGTGTTCTGGTATCCACCGGAACCTGGGCACACACCTGTCTCGCGTACGTTCGCTCGACTTGGATGACTGGCCGCGGGAGCTGACCCTGGTGCTGACGGCTATTGGCAACGACACGGCCAACAGCGTGTGGGAAAGCGACACTAGGGGCCGCGCCAAACCCACACGGGACTCTTCGCG GGAGGAGCGTGAATCATGGATTCGCGCCAAATATGAGCAGCTGCTGTTCTTGGCGCCGCTGGGCACGACCGAGGAGCCGCTGGGCCGCCAGCTGTGGGCCGCTGTGCAGGCCCAGGACGTGGCCAATGTTCTCCTGCTTCTGGCCCATGCGCGACACGGGCCGCTCGACACCAGCGTAGAGGACCCACAGCTCCGTTCCCCACTTCACCTGGCGGCCGAGCTCGCCCACGTCGTCATCACGCAACTGCTACTGTGG TATGGCGCGGACGTGGCGGCCCGCGACGCGCAGGGCCGCACGGCGCTGTTCTACGCCCGTCAGGCGGGAAGCCAGCTGTGTGCCGACATCCTTCTGCAGCACGGGTGTCCAGGCGAGGGAGGCAGCACAGCCACCACGCCCAGCGcagccaccacgcccagcattaCTGCCACGCCCAGCCCCCGCCGCCGGAGCAGCGCAGCCAGCGTGGGCCGTGCGGACGCCCCGCTCGCGCTGGTATAG
- the Agap2 gene encoding arf-GAP with GTPase, ANK repeat and PH domain-containing protein 2 isoform X1, translating into MSRGAGALQRRTTTYLISLTLVKLESVPPPPPSPSAIAAGAPGARGSETGDPGSPRGAEEPGKKRHERLFHRQDALWISTSSAGAGGAEPPALSPAPASPARPVSPAPGRRLSLWAAPPGPQLSGGLSPDPKPGGAPTSSRRPLLSSPSWGGPEPEGRPVGGVPGSSSPHPGTGSRRLKVAPPPPAPKPCKTVTTSGAKAGGGKGAGSRLSWPESEGKPRVKGPKSSAGTGASAAAAAATGGGGGAAASTSGGVVVGAGVRGKLSPRKGKSKTLDNSDLHPGPPAGSPPPLTIPAIPASGAAVTATSAQPPGPAPPITLEPPAPGLKRGREGGRASTRDRKMLKFISGIFTKSTGGPPGSGPLPGPVGLSSGSGSRELLGADLRASPKAVVNSQEWTLSRSIPELRLGVLGDARSGKSSLIHRFLTGSYQVLEKTESEQYKKEMLVDGQTHLVLIREEAGAPDAKFSGWADAVIFVFSLEDENSFQAVSRLHGQLSSLRGEGRGGLALALVGTQDRISASSPRVVGDARARALCAEMKRCSYYETCATYGLNVDRVFQEVAQKVVTLRKQQQLLAACKSLPSSPSHSAASTPVAGQASNGGHTSDYSSSLPSSPNVGHRELRAEAAAVAGLSTPGSLHRAAKRRTSLFANRRGSDSEKRSLDSRGETTGSGRAIPIKQSFLLKRSGNSLNKEWKKKYVTLSSNGFLLYHPSINDYIHSTHGKEMDLLRTTVKVPGKRPPRAISAFGPSASINGLVKDMSTVQMGEGPEATTPMPSPSPSPSSLQPPPDQSTRHLLKPDRNLARALSTDCTPSGDLSPLSREPPPSPMVKKQRRKKLTTPSKTEGSAVQAEEENFEFLIVSSTGQTWHFEAASFEERDSWVQAIESQILASLQCCESSKVKLRTDSQSEAVAIQAIRNAKGNSICVDCGAPNPTWASLNLGALICIECSGIHRNLGTHLSRVRSLDLDDWPRELTLVLTAIGNDTANSVWESDTRGRAKPTRDSSREERESWIRAKYEQLLFLAPLGTTEEPLGRQLWAAVQAQDVANVLLLLAHARHGPLDTSVEDPQLRSPLHLAAELAHVVITQLLLWYGADVAARDAQGRTALFYARQAGSQLCADILLQHGCPGEGGSTATTPSAATTPSITATPSPRRRSSAASVGRADAPLALKGTSLPRYRFQGAWTCPPAPSRGGKKTQSCLHSTIHGRSPNPGWLLGRRHARGRG; encoded by the exons ATGAGCCGGGGCGCGGGCGCGCTTCAGCGCCGGACAACGACCTACCTCATCTCGCTGACCCTGGTCAAGCTCGAGTCGGTTCCTCCGCCGCCGCCTTCTCCGTCTGCTATCGCGGCTGGCGCCCCTGGGGCTAGAGGCTCCGAAACCGGGGATCCTGGCAGCCCCCGAGGCGCGGAGGAGCCGGGCAAGAAGCGGCACGAGCGTCTTTTCCACCGACAGGATGCGCTGTGGATCAGTACTAGCAGCGCGGGAGCGGGGGGTGCGGAGCCCCCAGCTCTGTCCCCGGCTCCGGCCAGTCCGGCTCGCCCGGTCTCCCCCGCTCCGGGCCGCCGACTCTCCCTCTGGGCGGCCCCTCCTGGACCCCAGCTCTCCGGGGGACTGAGCCCCGACCCCAAACCCGGGGGCGCCCCCACCTCCTCCCGACGCCCTCTACTCAGCAGCCCGAGCTGGGGGGGCCCGGAACCCGAAGGTCGGCCAGTCGGCGGCGTCCCCGGTTCGTCCTCCCCTCATCCTGGCACAGGCAGCCGGAGGCTCAAGGTGGCGCCTCCTCCGCCGGCTCCCAAGCCTTGCAAGACCGTGACCACGAGTGGAGCCAAAGCCGGCGGGGGCAAGGGCGCCGGTAGCCGCCTGTCATGGCCCGAAAGCGAAGGCAAGCCCAGGGTCAAGGGGCCAAAGAGCAGCGCCGGGACTGGAGCTTCAGCCGCGGCCGCTGCTGCCACCGGCGGGGGAGGGGGCGCTGCAGCCTCGACCTCTGGTGGGGTCGTGGTTGGGGCTGGAGTCCGAGGGAAGCTGTCTCCTCGAAAAGGCAAGAGTAAGACCTTGGACAACAGTGACTTGCACCCAGGACCGCCTGccggctctcctcctcctctaacCATCCCAGCAATCCCGGCTTCTGGCGCTGCCGTTACCGCCACCTCCGCGCAGCCCCCCGGGCCAGCACCTCCAATCACTCTGGAGCCTCCAGCTCCAGGGCTGAAACGGGGCCGGGAGGGGGGCCGAGCATCCACTCGCGACCGCAAGATGCTCAAGTTTATCAGCGGTATCTTCACCAAGAGTACAGGGGGGCCTCCTGGCTCAGGGCCCCTTCCAGGTCCCGTGGGCCTGTCTTCTGGCAGCGGGTCCCGGGAGCTGCTGGGTGCTGATCTCCGCGCCTCCCCTA AGGCAGTGGTCAATAGCCAGGAATGGACTTTGAGCCGCTCCATTCCTGAACTGCGCCTG GGTGTACTGGGTGATGCCAGGAGTGGAAAGTCATCGCTCATCCACCGATTCCTGACTGGTTCTTACCAGGTGCTGGAGAAGACTGAGA GTGAGCAGTACAAGAAAGAGATGTTGGTGGATGGACAGACTCATCTGGTGCTGATTCGAGAGGAAGCTGGGGCACCTGATGCCAAG TTCTCAGGCTGGGCAGATGCCGTGATCTTCGTCTTCAGCCTGGAGGATGAGAACAGTTTCCAAGCTGTGAGCCGTCTTCACGGGCAGCTGAGCTCCCTTCGGGGGGAGGGACGAGGAGGCCTGGCCCTGGCACTGGTGGGGACACAAG ACAGGATCAGTGCTTCCTCTCCTCGGGTGGTTGGTGATGCTCGTGCCAGGGCTCTGTGTGCAGAAATGAAACGCTGCAGCTACTATGAGACTTGTGCAACCTATGGGCTCAATGTGGATCGGGTCTTCCAGGAGG TGGCCCAGAAGGTGGTGACCTTGCGCAAACAGCAACAGCTTCTGGCTGCCTGCAAGTCCCTGCCCAGCTCCCCAAGTCACTCAGCTGCTTCCACCCCTGTAGCTGGGCAG GCTAGTAATGGAGGCCACACTAGCGACTACTCTTCCTCTCTACCATCCTCACCCAATGTTGGTCACCGGGAGCTTCGAGCTGAGGCAGCTGCAGTGGCTGGATTGAGCACTCCAGGGTCCTTGCACCGGGCAGCCAAGCGCAGGACCAGTCTTTTTGCG AATCGTCGGGGTAGTGACTCTGAAAAGAGGAGCTTGGACAGTCGGGGAGAGACAACCGGAAGTGGGCGAGCCATCCCTATCAAACAA AGCTTCCTACTAAAGCGAAGTGGCAATTCCTTGAACaaagaatggaagaagaaatatgtGACTCTGTCCAGTAATGGCTTCCTACTCTACCACCCCAGCATTAAT GATTATATCCACAGTACCCATGGCAAGGAGATGGACTTGCTACGAACAACAGTCAAAGTCCCAGGCAAGCGGCCTCCAAGGGCCATATCTGCTTTTGGTCCCTCAGCCAGCATCAACGGGCTGGTCAAGGACATGAGCACTGTCCAGATGGGTGAAGGCCCTG AAGCCACAACTCccatgcccagccccagccccagccccagttcccTGCAGCCACCACCAGACCAGAGCACCAGGCACCTGCTGAAACCAGATCGGAATTTGGCCCGAGCCCTCAGCACTG ACTGTACCCCATCTGGAGACCTGAGCCCCCTGAGTCGGGAACCCCCTCCTTCTCCCATGGTGaagaaacagaggagaaaaaaactGACAACACCATCCAAGACCGAAGGCTCGGCTGTGCAGGCTGAAG AGGAAAACTTTGAGTTCCTGATCGTATCCAGCACTGGTCAGACGTGGCACTTTGAGGCAGCCAGCTTTGAGGAGAGGGACTCCTGGGTCCAGGCCATCGAGAGTCAGATTTTAGCCAGTCTGCAGTGCTGTGAGAGCAGCAAGGTCAAG CTGCGCACTGACAGCCAAAGTGAAGCCGTGGCCATCCAGGCGATCCGGAACGCCAAAGGAAACTCTATCTGCGTCGACTGCGGGGCCCCCA ACCCCACGTGGGCCAGCTTGAACCTGGGCGCACTCATCTGTATCGAGTGTTCTGGTATCCACCGGAACCTGGGCACACACCTGTCTCGCGTACGTTCGCTCGACTTGGATGACTGGCCGCGGGAGCTGACCCTGGTGCTGACGGCTATTGGCAACGACACGGCCAACAGCGTGTGGGAAAGCGACACTAGGGGCCGCGCCAAACCCACACGGGACTCTTCGCG GGAGGAGCGTGAATCATGGATTCGCGCCAAATATGAGCAGCTGCTGTTCTTGGCGCCGCTGGGCACGACCGAGGAGCCGCTGGGCCGCCAGCTGTGGGCCGCTGTGCAGGCCCAGGACGTGGCCAATGTTCTCCTGCTTCTGGCCCATGCGCGACACGGGCCGCTCGACACCAGCGTAGAGGACCCACAGCTCCGTTCCCCACTTCACCTGGCGGCCGAGCTCGCCCACGTCGTCATCACGCAACTGCTACTGTGG TATGGCGCGGACGTGGCGGCCCGCGACGCGCAGGGCCGCACGGCGCTGTTCTACGCCCGTCAGGCGGGAAGCCAGCTGTGTGCCGACATCCTTCTGCAGCACGGGTGTCCAGGCGAGGGAGGCAGCACAGCCACCACGCCCAGCGcagccaccacgcccagcattaCTGCCACGCCCAGCCCCCGCCGCCGGAGCAGCGCAGCCAGCGTGGGCCGTGCGGACGCCCCGCTCGCGCTG AAAGGGACGTCCCTGCCACGGTACCGGTTCCAGGGCGCTTGGACATGCCCGCCCGCGCCCTCTAGGGGCGGGAAAAAGACCCAGTCCTGCCTGCATTCAACAATCCACGGCAGGAGCCCAAACCCAGGCTGGCTCCTGGGGCGACGCCACGCCAGAGGGAGGGGTTAG